Below is a genomic region from Spartinivicinus marinus.
TGACCAACTGAGAGTAGCTCCGAGTTTTCCAGAGCCTTTGCTAAGGCAGGGTTCCGTCCATTTAATTCTTGTAACTGAATAGCAAAGCGGCCTACATCTTCCTCGCTCATGGCGATAGCTTCAGATTCACGGGCATATTTAAATACAGTGCTTATTTCCTGGTTATACTGGTCTTGATTTATTTCACCTTTATCAAGCAGAGCACCTAATTCCTTTACCTTGGACTCAAGAACATTTTGGCCTAACTCCAAGCGTTGTTTAGCTGCTGCATTTTGCTGGAGTGCACCTAAATGTCCTGAATTCCAAGCATCTATTTCTGTATTTATGCTCTCTTTCAAACGACCATGCGTAATACTGCTGAAGTACTTCTCACGCAGCTTACCTAACTCTTCTTGATACTGCGCTGGGTCACCTAAGCCACCATCAGGTGTGTTTTCCAGGTACTCTGAAGCCTCTTTGATGTACGCTGATTTATTGGCGTGAGCTGTAAGGGCTTGAGATTCAAAGGTGGCTTGCCGCTGTTGTCGTACAGCTCCTGCAAGGCTTTGCGTAAAGGATGTTAACCCACGGATAAGCGCGTTACTTTGAGGGTCTATGGAACCAGTGATGGGAGCAGCAGAGGCAAAGGAAGTTGTGGGCCTAGCGTGGACCTGTCGTCTATATTGGCCCTTGGGTTCTACTTTTTGTCTTACCATAGTTTTGCTAGTTTTTCTGTATAAGTAAAGTTTTTGATAAAGAGTGGTTTATTGTGGATGCAACTAAAAGAGCTTATAACAAAGATTTTTTCCTAGAGTTTTTGGGAGATACTTTGATTATTACTGACAAAAAGAGTAAAACACAGCCTCGTAAGGTCTTTTGGAGTGACTTAGAGTATTTGGACTATTCCAAGGAAGGCAATTTATTTATTAAATTTAAAGGTATCAGTCTAATAACACTACATTACAAGGACGAGTTTTTTGATACAGTACTTTTTGAATGTCTGAAACACAGCAAAATAGATATAAATAAGAAATTCTTTAAATGTAGAGCAACTACTCATTTTGCTTCAGTTTTATTAGTACTTCTTTTTATTATACCTAATTTGACTTATTCGCTTGTAGAATATTTTGTAAATCCTAGTGACATCGTTGCTATTACCTTAGTAGGAATTAGCATCATCGTGATGATTTTTTTTAACTGGTACTTACCTATAGCTGAAGTGACCGTAGACGATAGACATATAATTATAAACTTCAAGCGTTTTCTTAGAAAAAGAGTAGTTAGATTAAAGGATTTAGATAAAGTTACACTGGCAACACAATATGTGTCCGTTTCTGACCGAGTAAAATATAAGAGAAGATATAGACACCTACCGCTGCAGCTACTACTAAAAAGTGGTAAGCAGCTTATGTTATACCCACAAACACCTGAAGAAATAATACAGTTAGTCTGGACAGTAAGGGACTTCGCTCCGAGTGATGTTGAGATGCGCATAGGCAAAGCGATTAAGACCTGAATTTAGTCGAAGGAGCCGCCAGCAGAAGAATAGGCACCCATAGCAGCGCTACTTATCTGCAAAGCAGCCCCAACACTTTTAGCCATCTTACTTGGCTTATAACTGGCGTGTGTCCTTAATCCGTACCGGGCATTATTCCACAGCGCCTGTCGTTCTCTGTTTCTTTGCCAAGCGGATGACTCCAAGTTATTTTCAATTGTGCTAACGTTATTGGCTCCTCCTCTGATTATGTCGCTAACTAGGGAGTCGATGGATAGACCAGAAACGCCAGCTTCCGCTGAGCTAACGCGAGCTTCTGCTATACGCTTCTGGGTCTCTCGTTGTATTCTTATTTTTACTTCTGTAGCCGCGTCGTCTTCTTCGGCTTCTTGAATATTTAATTGAGAATTCTGATTTTTGTAATCTTCTAATAAGGCTTTATTTTGCCTGTCTTGATTGTGCTCTGCGAGAGCGTCTTGAAAGGCGGCTTGCTGGCCTTGCTCGTGTATACTATAAGCAGAGGTTACAGCCGCGATTGCTGCGGGAATTGCTGGATGACACATATATTACTTTTTATATGGAGATTTGGTTATGGATGAATTGGAAGCACAAGTAAATGAATTATGTACTGATAAACAGTTAGTTGACATAGTCAAGCCTCCAAGTTCCTATTCTATTAGCGCTTTTATGTCTGAGGCACATAAAGATGTACTTATAAATGCAGTTAAAAATACTGTAAAGGCGATGGATAAATGTATTACAAATAATAGTAGAACATTACAAAATGAAATTTCACAGAGTCACTATAAGAATGAAGTAGGCGAAAATGAGCTTCGCATAATCGGCAACACAGTTAAGAAACTTTGTACAAAAAAAGGGTGGAGTGTAATTGTGACCTATAAGGAATCTCCTAATGATACAACACCTCACTATATAAATTATGTCTTCAAGAAAATTAAATGGGACATTTAAATATTCAAGCCTATTCGGACATGCTTGAAGAAAAAGAAAATATTTGAAATGTATTAGTGCCAAAAACCCCAAAGGCGCCTAAAGTAGCTCCTAAATATTCAAGCCAAGATATGGCTACTGTATTTTTAGTAGAAACAGCATTCGTAAGGTAGCCATATTTATTTAACCAGTTATTTATGTATTTTTTTCCTAGCTTACATAAAGCCATGCCCTTATTTTCCAATTCTGCACTACCAAGGAGCCAAGGAATAGCTTGTCCGTCCTGCTCAGCAACGCCAAACATAGCAATAGGCTTTCCATTTTTCCATGCCGTGTAACACTCCAGGCCCCAGTTTAGTCCACGTAAAAGGGCATCTAATGGCTTACTTCCAAGGGCTTCTAGCTCGTCTAAATCTTGCTGTCGTAACCTTGAAGCCAATAAATAGCAATCACTTTTATCTGTTTCTCTAATTTCTATCAAATAAGTATTCCTCTTAATAATTATATAACTTTTATTTCTCTTATTGATGTTTGGCTGCTTTATATTACACTTAGTTGAGATACCCTATCTATGGTCGTATTCCGACATGCCATGTAAATTGCGATATAAAGTAATAAATGAGATAACACATGTATTTCTTACTGGAGAATTGACTCAAAGCATTAAATCTAACCTGAGTAATAGTATTGAAAAAATAATAACACACTGCCCCAAAATTATTCACCTAGATATTACAGGTATTAAGTACATTGACTCTGCGGGCATCGGTGAATTATTAGTTATTCATTCCATGCTTTATAAACGTGATGGTAGGCTTGTTATAGTTAACCCATCCCCTGAATGCAAAGAAATATTAAATACTATTCTTCGCAATATTATTGAAATAAAAACTTCTGAGAGTGTTACATAGAATTAACTATATAGTGCCTGACAGAAAAGTAGTCTAGTTTGCCAGTTGAAGGGGCAACTATTTTGGTCTTATAAGTTAATATTACTCATTTATGACTGTTTTTGACTTGGGCATATAAAATAAGGTTGTTTTTTGATCAAGCTTCTTTAGAATCGTCTTTTCACAGACAGCCAAACCTAGCCAGTTAGGCAAAGGCTCACTGGAAAATTATTTTAAATCTCAGTTAAGGACTATTAAGCTGCTTTTTTACGTATTCTTTTGGCTTGACGGTATTGCTCCTCTTTTTCTTGTTTATACAATAAGGCACCTAACTTTTGGATATTTCGTGCTAATACAGCAAATGAAACGTAACGCCTGAAGCCATTAATACCGCTATCTGGACATCGGTCAAGGCCATGTACTTCAAGCGCATTAATAGCAGACTCAACCGCTGAGTGCTGCTTTCTTGCTTTTTTGAAAGCCTCATCGTTTTCACGTTCTGTTTCCTTTTTTGATAAACGTCCTTTTTTAGGCAGCACTACCCGATTTAATTCTTCGGCCAACTTCAACTGATTCTCAGGTGAATGAAACCCTTTATCAAAACTGCACTGGTTGAGCTCAGGGAATTTAGCTTTGGTTGCTCTGATCATGACGATGGCAACATCAACATCTTGCTCTTTTTCCATCACACGATGGTGAAGAATAAAGCCATGCTGACATTCCATAACACACACTTTAATACCTAATTCCACTGGTACCCCTGCTTTCCCTTTGCTCACCCACTCAGTGTGAGGTTGAAATATTGAGTAAACTTTTTCATCAGCTGGGACTTTTTCATCTTCGACTACTCGCCTGTGAATTTGCGACACCTGCCGTTTAGCATGAGAAAGATTGTTGGCAATATTTCGTAATAACCAAATCGGGGCTGCTATGGCTTTAAGCTTATCCAATGTGAGTTCAGCTTTATCAATAAACCATTGCGCTTTATTCAGATAGTTGATATGTGTCTCACGTTTCTTGTCATCGGCATTTTTTGCTTTTGATTGGTTGCTTTGCCTTGCCTGATTAAAGCATTTTTTAAGTGACTTCAGATTGTGCCTATGTTGTCGCCAATCACTTAAATGGTAGTTTTCGCCCATATCAGCTAGTTGATTAATCACTTTTCTCATTGCATCCCATAATAAACTGATATCAGTGGGATAATGAACAGCTGTTTCTACCACAAATGAGTCACAACGCCCTTCAAGGCTTGCTTCTTCGTTTTTTTTTAACAGTTTATGCCCTGTCTCGACGACAACTGTGTTAATTTTGTCCAGAATTTCTGGGGTCAAAAGAGAGACGTTATCTTTTATGGTCTGCAAGTGATATTCTGTCAGATCTTCCCAATTGACACCATGCCCTAACATCGCTCGAATAGTTCGATGCTGATTCACTAATTCATGCAAACGATCATAGTCACAATTTAAGTTGATGCGCAAAACCCCCATCACCAGTATTTTCCAAAGTTCCATGCCTGGCCTTCCAAGTCTTGGATTCGTTTTACCCACTATAGACTCCTCTAAAATAGTGAATACCTGCTCTCTAACTTCGGGTGTAATATAAATGTACTGTAATCCCTTTAACAATTGAGGCACATCATCTCTAGACTTCGGGTCAAACTTGATCTCGGTAATATCTGTTTGGCCGAATTGAAGTTGTGGGTTTTGGACTTGCCTCATATCGTATTCTCCGCGAAGTTTGGCTGGTTTTAACTAAAAACCTAGGCCGATTCATTTTTATGAGGACTTAATATAGCAATCTTCGATGACGGATTTATGATGAATTATCTTATTTATCAATCAGTTATGATTTTTCGGTCAAGCACTATATAGTTAAATTCGTTGATTCCTTTTGTAAAATCGAGCTGTCCACTGTGCCGCCTGAAATGTAAGTGGTAAATGTGAATCAGAGTGAAGCGCTATTTTTACCTTGCTTGCCTCTGACTGGATATTAAAAGAGAACTTGCCGCTTTCAATGGGCACCCGTGAAATACGGTTTCTAGTGGACCCAATAAGGCGACCTGTAAATGTGTAGCTTTGCTCTGGTCTGGCTTCAGGTTCGACGGATGCCTGAAAGAACCCACTGTCAACGTAGGACACCGTAAAGCGCTTAAGCTGCAAACGACCATCTAAAATAGCTACCTTATTCCCATCAGTTGCTACCTGTTCAGAAAAGAGATAATAAAAGCGGTAAGGTATGCCAATGTAGCAGTCCTGCTTAGCGCCACCAGCAAAGAATGCAGTTAACCTGTCGCCTTCATAAATGTTGCCCTCAATATCTACGGCTCGTGTCCTGTTATCCTGATATGGCCTGCTGCCACCTTTAGGAATAAAGCAGCGTCTATCCAAATTTATTTCTGTCGGGAACGAGCGTGAAGAGGGCTCATTAATCTGTGTTAACGTGATGCGTTCCAGGCACACACCATCTGTCCTGTCGATAACTAAAATTATGTTCGACTCCATAAAAGAAGCTGCCAGAATAACGCCGTCAACCTCCCAGCGGGACCAAGAGCTTTGTAGCTTTTCGTTCCCTTGCCAGTAGTAGTTATATACGTAGAGTGAGCTTGGGTCCTGGTCTGTGACAGTAAGTAGCATATCCTCGTTTGAAGAAGCCGACAGGTGCCTTACGCTGCCTTTAATATACGTCGGGCAATGTGAAGTAATATCAGCAGCGTCATTAACCTTACTTTCAGGGTCCACGTAATATTCCCTTATACCTGCTGCATTACCACGTCTTGTGGAGAAATAAACGTTCTTACCAGCACCTACAGGCTTAGCTTTAAGCTCACACTCAAAACGTGTTGTAACATCGACAGAAACTTCTTCTGCTGTTAATCGGTCTTGCCCACGAATAATAAATTGGGTTAAATCCGAGAATAATAAAAGAGTCTCATTAAAAGGGACTGCATGACGTAATAAGGATACTGTGTCATTGGTTACAGCAATATCTATCGGGTTGGTGTCCAGCATTTGAACTACTGTTGCAGGGTAGAAATTATAATAGGACCCAAGCTCACTAAAAATAATATTCTCATCTGAGAGTAAACCAAGCCTATTTTTAAAGAAGAAAATATCACTAATGGGCTTATTGATAAATGAGGGTTCAGGTGCTGTGTCCTCATCACCAGCCTTTCTTGCGTTCCAATCGATAGCTTCAAAAGTAAATGTTCCGTCAGCATTGGACACTAAACGGTGCGGCATAGTTTGATAAGATGGACGCCTATTTAATCCTGGCTTAGCTACTTCAACCCATGAGCCCGACGTTCTTTCTCCTTTAGTATTTTCTTGATACTGCACATAATAATCATCATCAGCTACGCCATTTTCGCCAGCCACCTTAATTGTGAAACCGTGGAAACAAGTG
It encodes:
- a CDS encoding virion core protein, T7 gp14 family, producing the protein MCHPAIPAAIAAVTSAYSIHEQGQQAAFQDALAEHNQDRQNKALLEDYKNQNSQLNIQEAEEDDAATEVKIRIQRETQKRIAEARVSSAEAGVSGLSIDSLVSDIIRGGANNVSTIENNLESSAWQRNRERQALWNNARYGLRTHASYKPSKMAKSVGAALQISSAAMGAYSSAGGSFD
- a CDS encoding STAS domain-containing protein; amino-acid sequence: MPCKLRYKVINEITHVFLTGELTQSIKSNLSNSIEKIITHCPKIIHLDITGIKYIDSAGIGELLVIHSMLYKRDGRLVIVNPSPECKEILNTILRNIIEIKTSESVT
- a CDS encoding ISNCY family transposase; this translates as MRQVQNPQLQFGQTDITEIKFDPKSRDDVPQLLKGLQYIYITPEVREQVFTILEESIVGKTNPRLGRPGMELWKILVMGVLRINLNCDYDRLHELVNQHRTIRAMLGHGVNWEDLTEYHLQTIKDNVSLLTPEILDKINTVVVETGHKLLKKNEEASLEGRCDSFVVETAVHYPTDISLLWDAMRKVINQLADMGENYHLSDWRQHRHNLKSLKKCFNQARQSNQSKAKNADDKKRETHINYLNKAQWFIDKAELTLDKLKAIAAPIWLLRNIANNLSHAKRQVSQIHRRVVEDEKVPADEKVYSIFQPHTEWVSKGKAGVPVELGIKVCVMECQHGFILHHRVMEKEQDVDVAIVMIRATKAKFPELNQCSFDKGFHSPENQLKLAEELNRVVLPKKGRLSKKETERENDEAFKKARKQHSAVESAINALEVHGLDRCPDSGINGFRRYVSFAVLARNIQKLGALLYKQEKEEQYRQAKRIRKKAA